From the Brevibacillus choshinensis genome, one window contains:
- a CDS encoding MFS transporter gives MPTTVLFLMSTMFIANIGFGIILPTLPFLSRQVGASTFELGLALSAFAIAQLLFSSFWGGMSDRVGKRPILILGIVGYGVTSALVGLSPNVVVLLLLRFLSGALCSAVMPASLSLAANATTPEMRPRVMAYMGSVNGIGFIVGPPLGAVLSVFGLQVPFVSVGILSIVNGIVALWLLPKESPRPVGDEQTKLSFRGFLQIKHNLRAFFDRSLTPFLGGTFAFTLADATVTSTLAFFLTDTLHSTQAMAGWAFMVNGGVGALIQVAMFSAMYQRWGEKATIVTGFSFGALGYLTLGLSTSVVWVFVAITLLAFCRGFAFPAMTSAISLRTTVHSQGSSFGSQMTFNSLGRTIGPLIAGWLFAYQERFPYFFACGLLVATVLFIRVGLKGKLSARAEQA, from the coding sequence ATGCCGACGACTGTGTTGTTTCTGATGTCCACGATGTTCATCGCCAATATTGGGTTTGGGATTATTCTTCCGACACTTCCGTTTTTGTCGCGTCAAGTAGGAGCCAGCACGTTTGAACTGGGTCTCGCTCTATCCGCGTTTGCTATTGCCCAATTGCTGTTCAGTTCCTTTTGGGGAGGGATGTCTGATCGGGTGGGAAAACGCCCGATCCTCATCCTCGGAATTGTCGGCTATGGGGTGACTTCGGCACTCGTAGGGCTGTCGCCCAATGTTGTGGTACTGCTCCTGCTGCGGTTTTTATCAGGTGCACTCTGCTCTGCCGTCATGCCCGCGTCCCTGAGCCTGGCGGCAAATGCAACCACACCGGAAATGCGACCTCGAGTCATGGCGTATATGGGATCTGTAAACGGGATCGGCTTCATCGTCGGTCCACCACTAGGAGCTGTCTTGAGTGTGTTTGGTTTACAGGTGCCATTCGTTTCAGTCGGAATTTTGTCGATCGTAAATGGCATTGTGGCATTATGGCTACTCCCGAAAGAGTCTCCCAGACCCGTCGGGGATGAACAGACCAAGCTTTCTTTCAGGGGATTCTTGCAAATCAAGCATAACCTGAGAGCATTTTTCGACCGAAGCCTTACACCTTTTTTGGGAGGAACCTTTGCTTTCACGTTGGCGGATGCGACTGTCACGTCCACACTGGCCTTTTTCCTGACAGATACTCTTCATTCTACGCAGGCGATGGCAGGCTGGGCGTTTATGGTCAACGGTGGTGTAGGAGCCTTGATCCAGGTGGCAATGTTTTCTGCCATGTATCAAAGATGGGGAGAAAAAGCGACGATTGTTACAGGCTTTTCGTTTGGCGCACTTGGGTATTTGACGCTAGGCTTGTCCACCAGCGTGGTTTGGGTGTTTGTGGCGATCACGTTGCTTGCGTTTTGTCGAGGCTTTGCTTTCCCGGCAATGACCTCTGCGATCTCTCTTCGGACAACAGTTCATTCGCAAGGAAGCAGCTTTGGATCTCAGATGACCTTCAATAGTTTGGGAAGAACGATTGGTCCGTTGATAGCTGGCTGGTTGTTTGCCTATCAGGAACGATTTCCATATTTCTTTGCCTGCGGCCTGCTTGTAGCGACTGTGCTTTTCATCCGGGTAGGGTTGAAAGGAAAGCTGTCTGCCCGGGCAGAGCAGGCGTAA
- a CDS encoding R2-like ligand-binding oxidase: MRQDFISTSQRGLNTESLPYQLYQKAKRFGMWNPQDIDFSQDREDYANMTEEQKNETLGRIAGFLGGEEAVTLDLLPLIMVIAKEGRLEEEMFLTTFLFEEAKHTEFFRLVVDTIGEKRDLNQFHGDVYKKIFHDILPTALNRLLTDQSPEAVAEASTVYNMFVEGVLAETGYYAFYEGLSKAGVMPGLMKGIGYLKTDESRHISYGTFLLQRLICEHPHVYDVIVNKMTELAPLASQLYQGIDPTRKSSAYGVRVDDLQQFSKKQLAVRMEVLARAKGQTIEELYKQTKTAVDV; the protein is encoded by the coding sequence ATGAGACAAGATTTTATTTCTACCAGTCAGAGAGGGTTAAATACGGAGTCATTGCCGTATCAGCTGTACCAGAAAGCAAAACGGTTTGGCATGTGGAATCCCCAAGATATCGATTTCTCACAAGATCGTGAAGACTATGCCAATATGACTGAGGAACAGAAGAATGAGACCTTGGGGCGGATCGCTGGCTTCTTGGGAGGAGAAGAGGCGGTTACCTTAGATCTTTTGCCATTGATCATGGTCATTGCAAAGGAAGGTCGTCTCGAGGAAGAGATGTTTTTGACCACATTCTTGTTTGAAGAGGCAAAGCATACCGAGTTTTTCCGTCTGGTCGTGGATACAATCGGTGAAAAAAGAGACTTGAACCAATTTCACGGGGATGTCTACAAAAAGATCTTCCATGACATTCTGCCCACTGCTCTGAATCGCCTGTTGACGGACCAGTCACCAGAAGCGGTAGCGGAAGCCTCCACTGTCTACAACATGTTCGTAGAGGGGGTTCTGGCCGAGACAGGTTATTATGCCTTCTATGAAGGATTGAGCAAAGCGGGTGTGATGCCGGGACTGATGAAAGGAATCGGCTACCTCAAGACGGATGAGTCGCGTCATATCAGCTACGGCACGTTCCTCTTGCAGCGGCTCATTTGTGAACACCCTCACGTATACGATGTGATCGTCAATAAGATGACAGAGTTAGCCCCGTTAGCGAGTCAGCTCTATCAAGGCATCGATCCGACAAGGAAGTCAAGTGCATACGGTGTCCGTGTCGATGATCTGCAGCAATTTTCCAAAAAGCAATTGGCGGTGCGCATGGAAGTGCTGGCACGGGCAAAAGGGCAAACGATAGAAGAGCTGTATAAGCAAACGAAGACAGCGGTGGATGTATAG
- a CDS encoding alpha/beta hydrolase yields the protein MTLDPKAKAFLDMGAAAGEPAMSTLTPEENRERTAGLKALSGEPKTLAKVESRMIPVDGGEIELRLYTPEGAGTFPLFVYFHGGGWVIGDVETVDTLCRNIAHESESVVASVNYRLAPEHKFPIPVEDCYAAVQWVAEHAQELNGDASRLAVGGDSAGGNLAAVISQLAKERGCPEISLQVLIYPVTQVGCDTESYRENGEGYFLTADSMQWFFQQYLNTEEEKTDVRVSPLLAEDLSGLPPALVITAEYDPLRDEGEMYAERLKKAGVSVELTRYDGMIHGFFWMAGIMDQGAQAVSQVSSRLRSVFERL from the coding sequence ATGACACTCGACCCGAAGGCAAAAGCGTTTCTTGATATGGGGGCTGCCGCAGGAGAGCCCGCCATGAGCACACTGACACCAGAAGAAAACCGCGAGCGCACTGCGGGCTTGAAGGCCCTGTCTGGAGAGCCGAAGACACTGGCCAAAGTGGAGAGCCGAATGATTCCGGTGGATGGAGGAGAGATCGAGCTGCGCCTTTACACCCCGGAAGGTGCCGGAACCTTCCCGCTGTTTGTCTATTTTCACGGCGGTGGTTGGGTCATCGGGGATGTAGAGACGGTAGATACGCTCTGCCGAAATATTGCCCACGAGTCGGAGAGTGTCGTGGCTTCCGTGAATTACCGCTTGGCTCCCGAGCATAAATTTCCTATACCGGTGGAGGATTGCTACGCAGCTGTGCAATGGGTAGCCGAGCACGCCCAGGAATTGAATGGGGATGCGTCCCGTCTCGCAGTAGGGGGAGATAGCGCGGGAGGAAACCTGGCAGCGGTCATCTCGCAGCTGGCAAAAGAGCGTGGCTGCCCAGAGATCTCGCTCCAGGTACTTATTTATCCAGTCACACAAGTAGGCTGTGACACAGAGTCTTATCGGGAAAATGGCGAAGGCTACTTCCTCACGGCGGACAGTATGCAATGGTTTTTCCAGCAGTACCTGAATACGGAGGAAGAGAAAACGGACGTACGAGTGTCCCCGTTGCTAGCAGAAGATCTGAGTGGACTGCCGCCTGCGCTGGTCATCACGGCAGAATACGATCCGCTCCGAGATGAAGGAGAAATGTACGCCGAAAGACTGAAGAAGGCAGGAGTGTCTGTCGAGCTCACTCGCTATGATGGCATGATTCACGGTTTCTTCTGGATGGCAGGCATCATGGACCAAGGTGCGCAAGCCGTTTCACAAGTATCTAGTCGTCTGCGTTCGGTTTTTGAGCGGCTGTAA
- a CDS encoding MaoC family dehydratase N-terminal domain-containing protein has translation MLIDPAVVGSTSEATTIEVEKGAIRAFAHAIGDDNPLCTDEAFARQQGYASLVAPPTFPTTFRVPIPNVRFELSRVLHGGQEYSYERPIVAGDVLRCVSRVADVYEREGKQGGKMTFLVTEVRGEDLDGRLVYTSKSTTILR, from the coding sequence ATGCTGATTGATCCCGCAGTAGTAGGGAGCACGAGCGAGGCGACGACCATTGAGGTAGAAAAAGGGGCAATCCGCGCATTCGCGCATGCCATCGGTGACGACAATCCGTTGTGTACCGATGAAGCGTTTGCCCGTCAACAAGGTTATGCCAGCCTCGTGGCCCCACCTACTTTTCCTACAACGTTTCGCGTCCCCATTCCAAACGTGCGCTTTGAATTAAGTCGCGTGCTGCATGGGGGACAAGAGTACAGCTACGAGCGGCCGATTGTGGCTGGCGACGTACTGCGCTGCGTCAGTCGCGTGGCGGACGTATACGAGAGAGAAGGGAAGCAAGGCGGCAAGATGACGTTTCTCGTGACAGAAGTGAGAGGCGAGGATTTGGACGGCAGGCTGGTGTACACGAGCAAGAGCACGACCATTCTACGTTGA
- a CDS encoding beta-ketoacyl-ACP reductase — translation MSRLQGRVAIVTGAGRGIGAATAKRLAQDGAKVGVLDLKEEACLEVVEQIQAAGGEAIAIGCNVANAEEVDQAVEAVVGRFGRLDILVNNAGVLRDNLLFKMSEDDWDTVMNVHLKGSFLASKAAQKHMVKQGYGKIVNTSSTSALGNRGQANYSAAKAGLQGFTKTLAIELGPFNINVNAVAPGFIATDMTKATAERIGIDFEENKKLASERIPLRRVGQPEDVANVVAFLASDEAGYVSGQIIYVNGGNR, via the coding sequence ATGAGTCGTTTGCAAGGGAGAGTCGCCATCGTTACGGGAGCAGGACGAGGGATTGGGGCAGCGACGGCCAAGCGTCTGGCACAGGATGGAGCCAAGGTAGGCGTGCTGGACCTGAAGGAAGAAGCGTGTCTGGAGGTCGTGGAACAAATTCAAGCAGCAGGTGGAGAGGCGATCGCGATCGGCTGCAACGTGGCGAATGCCGAAGAGGTAGACCAAGCGGTAGAAGCAGTCGTCGGTCGCTTTGGTCGTCTCGACATTCTGGTCAATAACGCAGGTGTACTGCGCGACAACCTGTTGTTTAAGATGTCGGAGGACGACTGGGACACAGTGATGAACGTCCATCTGAAAGGCAGCTTTCTGGCGAGTAAGGCAGCGCAAAAGCACATGGTGAAGCAAGGCTATGGAAAAATCGTCAATACGAGCAGTACGTCCGCATTGGGGAATCGCGGGCAGGCCAATTACTCTGCGGCCAAAGCAGGACTGCAGGGCTTTACCAAGACTCTCGCCATTGAGCTCGGACCGTTCAACATCAATGTGAATGCAGTCGCTCCCGGTTTCATAGCGACAGACATGACCAAGGCGACAGCGGAGAGAATCGGAATCGATTTTGAGGAGAACAAGAAGCTTGCCTCTGAGCGTATTCCGTTGCGACGAGTCGGTCAGCCCGAGGATGTGGCCAACGTAGTCGCATTCCTCGCCAGCGACGAAGCGGGCTACGTATCGGGGCAGATCATCTACGTGAACGGTGGAAATCGCTAA
- a CDS encoding acyl-CoA dehydrogenase family protein, whose translation MDFTLTDEQKMVQKTVRDFVQRELVPLEQQVLRNEREGRDGITKEEVRQIRQKAKEAGFWGINTPEEFGGADLGPVMTALITMELGRTFVPFSFGGSADNILYYCNEEQKKRYLIPTIEGERRSCFALTEPGAGSDAANIKMSAVKDGNEWVLNGEKVFITNGNEADFAMVFAVTDKEKGARGGVTCFLVDRDMGWRSEPIHTMGEWGPASLVFDNVRVPEENILGEIGKGFELGMKWIGQGRWVIPARAVGAAERLLQMGIDYANTRHTFGKPIAERQAIQWMIADSAVEIEATRWIVLRAAWMAENGLDARHQSSIAKLYGSNMADRVVDRVLQIHGGMGYTKELPIERWYREIRLWRIFEGTDEIQRYIISRNLLKGNVKVGELLS comes from the coding sequence ATGGATTTTACATTGACCGATGAGCAAAAAATGGTGCAAAAGACTGTCCGTGACTTCGTTCAACGCGAGCTGGTACCACTGGAGCAGCAGGTGCTTCGCAATGAGCGTGAAGGTCGGGATGGAATCACCAAGGAAGAGGTTCGGCAAATTCGTCAAAAGGCAAAAGAAGCAGGCTTCTGGGGGATTAATACACCAGAAGAATTCGGTGGAGCCGACCTGGGGCCTGTCATGACCGCGCTGATCACGATGGAGCTAGGGCGTACCTTTGTCCCATTCAGCTTTGGCGGCTCGGCTGACAACATTTTGTACTATTGCAACGAAGAGCAAAAGAAACGCTATTTGATTCCCACAATCGAGGGAGAGCGTCGTTCCTGCTTTGCCCTGACCGAGCCTGGAGCAGGCTCCGATGCGGCGAACATCAAGATGTCTGCTGTAAAAGATGGCAACGAGTGGGTATTGAACGGAGAGAAAGTATTCATCACCAACGGGAACGAAGCTGACTTCGCCATGGTGTTCGCTGTCACGGACAAGGAAAAAGGAGCACGCGGCGGAGTGACCTGCTTCCTCGTCGACCGTGACATGGGCTGGAGATCAGAGCCGATCCATACGATGGGCGAGTGGGGCCCGGCATCCTTGGTCTTTGATAACGTCCGGGTGCCAGAAGAAAACATCTTGGGCGAGATTGGCAAAGGCTTTGAGCTGGGGATGAAGTGGATCGGCCAAGGCCGTTGGGTGATTCCGGCCCGTGCGGTGGGAGCGGCTGAGAGATTGCTGCAAATGGGGATTGATTACGCAAATACACGCCATACATTCGGGAAACCGATCGCAGAGCGACAAGCGATTCAATGGATGATTGCCGACTCAGCTGTAGAGATCGAAGCGACTCGCTGGATCGTCTTGCGTGCAGCGTGGATGGCGGAGAATGGTTTGGATGCCCGCCATCAGTCTTCCATTGCCAAGCTGTACGGATCCAACATGGCAGACCGGGTCGTTGACCGTGTCCTGCAAATTCATGGTGGGATGGGTTACACCAAAGAGCTTCCGATCGAGCGCTGGTACCGTGAAATTCGCTTGTGGCGCATTTTTGAAGGCACGGACGAAATTCAGCGATATATCATTTCCCGCAATTTGCTAAAAGGCAATGTAAAAGTAGGCGAATTGCTGTCATAA
- a CDS encoding alpha/beta fold hydrolase: protein MAQPIEQLIQANENVTFAVQVAGQGEPVVYLHGAGGLVWDPFLDELSNHYQVIAPHMPGTAQSSGLENIRDLWDLILCYYDLFDGLGLESATVIGHSLGGMIALELAATDQSRIKQIVAIAPAGLFKEEEPVPDMFAMLPHELANMMVADPSSPVAEMLRYMPSQPEERIEATIHRMQNMQAAAKFLWPIPDKGLKHRIHRIKAPTLLIWGQQDRFMPVSYADDFRNRIAHSELAIIDQAAHLVNLEQTEQVLSAIQHFLHVSEKVEARG from the coding sequence GTGGCTCAACCAATAGAGCAGTTGATTCAGGCAAATGAGAATGTCACCTTTGCCGTGCAAGTAGCAGGCCAAGGGGAGCCTGTCGTCTACCTGCACGGTGCGGGAGGTCTCGTGTGGGATCCGTTTCTTGATGAATTGTCCAATCATTATCAGGTAATCGCACCGCACATGCCAGGAACTGCACAATCTTCCGGGCTGGAGAACATCCGTGACCTGTGGGATTTGATCCTGTGCTACTACGATCTGTTTGATGGTTTGGGACTGGAATCTGCTACCGTGATTGGACATTCGCTCGGGGGAATGATCGCACTGGAGCTGGCTGCGACGGACCAGAGCCGAATCAAACAGATTGTCGCGATTGCACCAGCGGGATTGTTTAAAGAGGAGGAGCCTGTGCCGGATATGTTCGCCATGCTTCCGCACGAACTGGCGAACATGATGGTAGCGGACCCGTCTTCGCCCGTAGCCGAAATGCTTCGGTATATGCCGAGTCAGCCAGAGGAACGCATCGAAGCGACGATTCACCGGATGCAGAACATGCAGGCAGCCGCCAAGTTTCTATGGCCGATCCCTGATAAAGGATTAAAGCATCGTATTCACCGCATCAAAGCACCGACGCTGTTGATTTGGGGGCAGCAAGATCGCTTCATGCCTGTTTCGTACGCAGATGATTTTCGCAATCGCATCGCCCATTCCGAGCTGGCAATAATCGATCAGGCGGCTCATCTGGTGAATTTGGAGCAGACCGAGCAAGTCTTGAGTGCGATCCAACATTTCCTACATGTTTCAGAAAAGGTAGAAGCGAGAGGGTAA
- a CDS encoding LLM class flavin-dependent oxidoreductase, whose protein sequence is MKFVAFHLMPYRDLPADFENTYPSVWVTPPKELYDPKKGHRMYHDYLDELEFAVDLGYDAIGVNEHHSNAYGLMPSPNLMGSILSRKVRNSDKTSLIVLGNSLASYNPPIRVAEEMAMLDVLSGGKFIAGFPVGTSMDQNYAYGINPAELRERYYEAHDLIMKTWKSDDILTYNGKYNQFRYINPWPRPAQRPHPPVWIPGGGSIETYDFSINHNYSFSYLSYFGHKYAKKVMGPFWERNDELGADRNPYKAGYCQIICVSETDERAQIDYEEHVRYFFNKCLHVDRRVAEAPGYRTVKSLRAGLTSQFDGTQKSASQMLKDGMGWQDLIDHGFIVAGSPATVRDIMRESLQDMRVGNVVCLFHIGSMPHWLVQKNMQLFAEEVKPHLSSIFSEWDHSHYWPKGYAEEQVEEATVQR, encoded by the coding sequence ATGAAGTTTGTCGCCTTTCATTTGATGCCTTATCGAGATTTGCCTGCCGATTTCGAGAATACGTACCCGAGCGTCTGGGTCACACCACCCAAAGAGCTGTATGATCCTAAAAAAGGTCATCGCATGTACCACGATTATCTGGATGAGCTCGAGTTTGCGGTAGATCTCGGCTACGATGCGATCGGAGTGAATGAGCACCATAGCAATGCCTATGGACTGATGCCTTCGCCCAATCTGATGGGCTCGATCCTATCTCGCAAGGTACGGAACAGTGACAAAACAAGCCTGATCGTCCTGGGAAACAGCCTGGCTTCCTACAATCCCCCCATTCGCGTGGCGGAGGAGATGGCGATGCTCGATGTCCTCTCAGGAGGCAAGTTTATTGCGGGCTTTCCGGTAGGGACGTCGATGGACCAAAACTACGCTTACGGTATCAATCCTGCTGAGCTACGGGAGCGTTATTACGAGGCACATGATCTCATCATGAAGACGTGGAAGAGCGATGATATCCTGACGTACAACGGCAAGTACAATCAATTCCGATACATCAATCCGTGGCCTCGTCCGGCTCAGCGACCACATCCGCCAGTCTGGATTCCAGGTGGCGGGAGCATAGAGACGTACGATTTTTCGATCAACCACAACTACTCGTTCTCCTATTTGAGCTATTTTGGTCACAAGTACGCTAAAAAAGTGATGGGTCCGTTCTGGGAGCGAAACGACGAGCTGGGGGCGGATCGCAACCCATACAAAGCTGGGTATTGCCAGATCATTTGCGTCTCGGAAACCGATGAGCGGGCGCAGATCGACTACGAGGAGCACGTGCGCTATTTCTTCAACAAATGCTTGCATGTGGACAGACGCGTAGCCGAAGCCCCGGGGTACCGTACCGTGAAAAGCTTGCGCGCAGGCCTCACTTCCCAATTTGACGGGACACAAAAAAGTGCGAGTCAGATGCTGAAGGATGGAATGGGCTGGCAAGATCTGATCGATCACGGGTTCATCGTGGCGGGGTCACCTGCTACCGTTCGGGACATTATGCGGGAGAGTTTGCAAGATATGCGGGTCGGCAATGTCGTCTGTCTGTTTCATATCGGCTCTATGCCACACTGGCTCGTCCAGAAGAACATGCAGCTGTTCGCAGAGGAAGTAAAACCGCATTTGAGCTCTATTTTCAGCGAATGGGATCACTCCCATTACTGGCCAAAAGGATATGCAGAGGAGCAGGTGGAGGAAGCTACCGTCCAGAGGTAG
- a CDS encoding MaoC/PaaZ C-terminal domain-containing protein, translated as MQTVQIDWAHVEVGHELEPLVKPAISKVQLLKYAGASGDFNLIHTDVETAREVGLPGTIAHGMLSMGFLGQYAGQLAGTSAFVSELKVRFAGMVFPGDVLTCRAKVVKKEAGKIELQLGVERESGKALTSGEATLTLL; from the coding sequence ATGCAAACCGTACAGATTGATTGGGCGCATGTCGAGGTCGGGCATGAGCTGGAACCACTGGTCAAGCCAGCGATTAGCAAAGTCCAGCTGCTCAAGTACGCAGGTGCTTCAGGCGATTTCAACCTGATTCACACCGATGTGGAGACGGCACGCGAGGTAGGTTTGCCAGGCACGATTGCACACGGCATGTTGAGCATGGGCTTTTTGGGACAGTACGCTGGACAGTTAGCGGGGACTTCGGCATTTGTCAGTGAACTGAAGGTGCGCTTTGCGGGAATGGTCTTTCCAGGTGATGTGCTAACCTGCCGGGCAAAGGTGGTGAAAAAAGAAGCCGGTAAGATCGAATTGCAGCTCGGTGTAGAGCGTGAGTCGGGCAAAGCTCTCACCAGTGGAGAAGCTACCTTGACCCTGCTTTAG
- a CDS encoding MBL fold metallo-hydrolase, whose protein sequence is MKLTTTFAKGNVNAFILPQSPVTLVDSGTHLPTSIQELREGMNEAGFSFRDLEQIVVTHMHTDHYGGVQTILQENHIPVYVHAQAKKTLASGEKEFLQTEEFMHSFIKDCGAAHILTRNRKYREEAWGEVRYLEDGDTLAAGGRDWKIIYTPGHSQSDICLWDQTSGDVIVGDFLLQEISANAFIVPPDSAKLERPKPLLQMRESFQRVYDLPFGTIYPGHGAPFTDHRQLIDQRRREQAERCDKITTLLADRPRNVMQICKEMFPWLQDNALFLGLSEVQGHLDLLQEQSRVLREQCDGVMWYYAVQTNEEVGRR, encoded by the coding sequence ATCAAACTAACCACGACTTTTGCGAAAGGAAATGTAAACGCCTTCATTTTACCGCAGTCCCCTGTCACCTTGGTGGATTCCGGGACGCATTTACCCACCTCCATACAAGAGCTGAGGGAAGGGATGAACGAGGCAGGCTTCTCCTTTCGAGATCTGGAGCAAATCGTTGTAACACACATGCACACAGATCACTACGGCGGCGTCCAGACGATCCTGCAGGAAAATCATATCCCTGTCTATGTGCACGCGCAGGCCAAAAAGACGCTTGCGAGCGGTGAGAAAGAGTTTTTGCAGACAGAAGAATTTATGCATTCATTTATCAAAGACTGTGGGGCAGCGCATATTCTCACACGGAATCGAAAGTACCGTGAGGAAGCCTGGGGAGAAGTTCGTTATCTGGAGGATGGAGACACGCTGGCCGCTGGGGGGAGAGACTGGAAGATTATTTATACCCCGGGACACAGTCAATCTGATATCTGCTTGTGGGATCAAACTTCTGGTGATGTGATCGTGGGTGATTTTCTGTTGCAAGAAATATCAGCTAATGCCTTTATTGTCCCGCCTGATTCTGCAAAACTAGAGCGGCCCAAGCCGTTGCTGCAGATGAGGGAGTCGTTTCAGCGGGTGTACGACTTACCATTTGGCACGATTTATCCAGGGCATGGTGCTCCGTTCACTGACCATCGCCAGCTCATTGACCAACGGCGACGGGAACAGGCAGAACGATGCGACAAAATCACAACATTGCTGGCGGATCGGCCACGCAACGTCATGCAAATTTGCAAGGAGATGTTTCCTTGGCTACAGGATAACGCCTTGTTCCTCGGCTTGTCAGAGGTGCAGGGTCATCTGGATTTGTTGCAGGAGCAGTCGCGTGTCTTACGAGAGCAGTGCGACGGCGTGATGTGGTATTACGCAGTACAAACGAACGAGGAGGTCGGTAGAAGATGA
- a CDS encoding sigma-54 interaction domain-containing protein, giving the protein MHFRDWLEVIPFPVVLTRGDLTMESGNERFHKLAVTKELETEHSTLQGMNLMAFFDSWEEWDANLVLARHRSQPFLLARQQPQEEHASTMWIIMDGSYPSALKQQALELERELDAVMESSEDVIYITNPDGMTLRTNRAIKRFSGFPKEAFIGKNVRDLMAIGLLKEMLTFRVVEQGKPVRTAPRVSDSNQNTLKTAIPIFDEKGKIEKVITYVRDLSKQNRLHQELIRALEENNEYKKVLEKLQTKGLPDPGVIVESKQMVEIYDMANRISNVDATVLILGETGVGKDVLARHIYQASQRRDRGEFVKINCGAIPHDLLESELFGYEPGSFTGASRTGKRGIFEQADKGVLFLDEVGELPMALQVKLLRVLQEKQIQRIGATKSKEVDVRLIAATNRDLKQMVKQGTFREDLYYRLNVIPIVIPALRERKPDILPLVRFFLHKLNSKYELSKQFGPCMQEFFYRHHWSGNVRELSNLVERLILTVPSKVITIKELPDEYREQDRTTLTFSRLIPLKEAAEIAEKEVLAMAVQHFHSTYKLAEELGTSQATIVRKLKKYNLTTTHFIDHLEIEQTHAAHAIQK; this is encoded by the coding sequence ATGCATTTCCGAGACTGGCTGGAGGTTATCCCATTTCCTGTGGTGTTGACACGGGGAGATCTTACGATGGAGAGCGGGAACGAACGGTTTCACAAGCTCGCCGTCACGAAAGAACTGGAGACGGAGCATAGTACGCTGCAAGGGATGAATCTGATGGCGTTCTTTGATTCGTGGGAGGAGTGGGATGCGAATCTGGTGCTCGCCCGACATCGCAGTCAGCCGTTTTTGCTTGCGCGCCAGCAGCCTCAGGAAGAGCATGCGAGTACCATGTGGATCATCATGGACGGCAGCTATCCGAGTGCGCTCAAACAACAGGCACTGGAGCTGGAGCGTGAATTGGACGCGGTCATGGAGAGCTCAGAGGATGTGATCTACATCACCAATCCGGATGGAATGACGCTGCGGACGAACAGGGCCATCAAGCGCTTTTCAGGATTTCCCAAGGAAGCGTTCATTGGGAAAAATGTACGTGATCTTATGGCGATCGGACTGTTGAAGGAAATGCTCACATTTCGAGTGGTTGAGCAAGGAAAGCCGGTCCGTACAGCCCCACGGGTGAGTGATTCCAACCAAAACACACTGAAAACAGCGATTCCGATTTTTGATGAAAAGGGCAAGATTGAAAAAGTAATCACCTACGTTCGAGATCTCTCCAAACAAAACAGGCTCCATCAAGAGCTGATTCGTGCATTGGAGGAGAACAACGAGTACAAAAAAGTGCTAGAGAAGCTGCAGACGAAAGGTCTCCCAGACCCTGGCGTTATCGTAGAAAGCAAGCAAATGGTAGAAATCTACGATATGGCGAATCGCATTTCCAATGTCGATGCCACCGTCTTGATTCTCGGGGAAACAGGGGTTGGAAAGGACGTTCTGGCGCGTCATATCTATCAAGCGAGTCAACGAAGGGATCGCGGGGAGTTCGTCAAAATCAATTGTGGCGCTATTCCTCATGACTTGCTGGAGTCTGAGCTGTTTGGTTATGAGCCCGGATCGTTTACAGGTGCCAGCCGTACGGGGAAACGAGGCATTTTTGAACAAGCGGATAAAGGGGTGCTGTTTCTGGATGAGGTGGGAGAGCTCCCCATGGCGCTGCAGGTCAAGCTACTGCGGGTCTTGCAGGAAAAGCAGATCCAGCGAATAGGGGCCACGAAGTCAAAAGAAGTAGACGTTCGCCTGATCGCCGCCACAAACAGAGACTTGAAACAGATGGTCAAACAAGGAACGTTTCGTGAGGACTTATATTACCGATTAAACGTCATTCCGATTGTGATTCCTGCTTTGCGGGAGCGAAAACCTGACATTTTGCCACTGGTCCGTTTTTTTCTCCACAAGCTCAATAGTAAATACGAGCTGTCCAAGCAATTTGGCCCCTGCATGCAGGAGTTTTTCTATCGCCACCATTGGTCCGGGAATGTCAGAGAGCTGTCCAACTTGGTAGAGCGGCTGATCTTGACGGTTCCTTCCAAAGTCATCACGATCAAGGAGCTGCCGGACGAATATCGGGAGCAGGATCGGACGACCCTGACTTTCTCGCGGCTCATTCCGCTAAAGGAAGCCGCAGAAATCGCGGAAAAAGAGGTGCTTGCGATGGCTGTGCAGCATTTCCATAGCACCTACAAGCTGGCAGAAGAGCTGGGAACCTCGCAGGCAACGATCGTCCGCAAGCTGAAGAAGTACAATTTGACGACGACCCATTTTATAGATCATCTGGAGATAGAGCAGACTCATGCTGCTCACGCGATACAAAAATGA